Proteins from one Patescibacteria group bacterium genomic window:
- the rpsS gene encoding 30S ribosomal protein S19, producing the protein MSRSLKKGPFTDPKLLKKLEGKKPESTKPIKTWSRSSVITPEMVGFTFAVHNGKDHINVYVIENMVGHHLGEFSPTRKFISHGGKMAKTQSKAK; encoded by the coding sequence ATGTCAAGAAGTTTAAAAAAAGGACCATTTACTGATCCCAAATTGCTCAAAAAATTAGAGGGCAAAAAACCAGAAAGCACTAAACCAATTAAAACTTGGTCAAGGTCTTCAGTTATTACTCCTGAGATGGTAGGTTTTACTTTCGCAGTCCATAATGGCAAGGATCATATAAATGTTTATGTAATAGAAAATATGGTCGGTCATCATTTGGGAGAATTTTCTCCAACCAGAAAATTTATTTCTCATGGTGGTAAAATGGCAAAGACACAGTCCAAGGCCAAATAA